The Rosa rugosa chromosome 3, drRosRugo1.1, whole genome shotgun sequence sequence TAGTCTCGCACTTAGTTAATtctgtgtttttgttttgagtttttataacgTGATTATTGTGTAGTTCGaaatattatttatttcatCTGAttatcatcaatacaaaattAAATGAATCAAAATGTACATATCAGACCACCACGTGATagtctaaatttttttttaattttttattctgaACGACAATGTAACTCCCCACCCTATTCCTGATGTCAGTTAGATTTGAACCCGTGACCTCCACGGTGTTAGTTAGGCTAACTAACAGACCAGACGGTTCACCGACAGTCTAAAACTATTTTAAATgacaccaatttttttttttttttggaaaggaaATGACACCAATTATACATTGCTGCTATTGATTATTTAAGTAGATAAGGAAATAAATGTAGGGCATAATTGGCTATTCATTTCTAATTTCCCAGATTGTACTTAATTTTAGCCCAAAACAGGTGAGCAATGAGGAAGAGACTTAAGGAAATTAACTATGGCAATAATAATAGGAACCCAACTAGGCAACAACTATTTACTCCCATCATAACAAAAGTACCATATACACTCCTTCAGCTCTAGACAGTTCAAAGTACAGGTTACAGTGTTACACTTCCTTCCAAACCATATTTATCACACAAGTGCAACAGAGAAAGAGCaacaaacaaaaatgaagaattgGGGTCTGCTTTTCTGtgctcttctgcttcttcaaaatcaggGAATTCTTTTCCAACAAGTAGAAGCAGAAGATGGGTTTGTGAAAACCAAAGGAGTCCAGTTTATCCTGAATGGAATCCCTTATTATGCACATGGATTCAATGCTTACTGGTTAATGTACATAGCCTCTGACCCATCTCAGAGAAACCTTGTTTCCTCTGCCTTTCAACAAGCCTCCAAAAATGGCCTCACAATTGCAAGAACTTGGGCTTTCAACGATGCTGGTTACAGAGCCTTACAGAACTCTCCCGGCTCCTACAACGAGCAAACTTTCCAGGTTAAATTCGATATCAAATGTTGTATAATTTTTAGAACAATTAGAAGTCCATGATTATTAACTTTACTGAAAAAAAGATTGTGTCTTGATTTTCAAAGGGGTTGGATTTTGTGGTATCTGAGGCAAGAAAGTATGGGATAAAGTTGGTGCTGAGTTTGGTGAATAGCTATGAGAACTTTGGAGGCAGGAAACAGTATGTGGAATGGGCAAGAAGCCAAGGACAGCAGTCTATAAATTCTGAGGATGATTTCTACACCAACTCTGTTGTGAAAGGCTACTACAAAAATCATATCAAGGTAAATAACTCACTAATCAGATGAAAGATTAGTTGAGAGGTTCCATTTGTGTGGTTTGAGGAATTTTGATCTATTAGGCCTAATTTTCAGTTACATATGTAGATGGAAATTGGTGACAAGATTAAGTTTTGTTCAAGAATACTAATATACGCTTTCTGATGTTGGTTTTGTGTAATAGACTGTACTCACGAGAAGGAATAGTCTCACTGGAGTTGCTTACAAAGATGAACCGACTATTATGGCTTGGGAGCTGATGAATGAACCAAGATGCACTTCTGATCCATCAGGAAAAACCATTCAGGTCTCTTCACAAATTAACCAtctcttttcttttactttttttttttccttttaacttTTTTATGTTAGGTAATAATAGACATAAAGCATGTTCAcaattttgtgtttttgtgaCACTGACAGGCTTGGATTACAGAGATGGCGTCTTACTTGAAATCTATTGATGGAAGTCACTTGCTAGAAGCTGGTCTTGAAGGCTTTTATGGAGAATCAAAGCAACAAACTAATCCAAAATATTTTGAAGTTGGAACAGATTTTATTGCAAACAATCAGATTCCTGGGATTGACTTTGCCACTGTTCACTCATACCCTGACCAATGGTAATATTCACAAAATTACAGTTGCTAAAATTTTACAATTTTATTAAGATGACAAGTTTCTGAATTGGGTTATTTTATTGATGATGTGCAGGTTAACCGGGTCAAGTTACGAAGACCAAGTCTCTTTCTTGAGCAGTTGGGTCAATGATCACATCCAAGATGCACAGAACATTCTTCATAAACCAGTTCTCTTTGCTGAGTTTGGAAGGTCTTTAAAAGAGTCGGGCTATACCACCAGCCAACGTGACCAGATTTTCAACACTGTCTACTCGGCTATCTACTCGTCGGCTAGGGGTGGAGGCGCAGCTGTTGGTGGTTTGTTCTGGCAACTTCTATCTGAAGGAATGGACTCTTTTCAAGACGGGTACGGGGTAGTGTTGAGTGAGAGCTCCTCAACAGTTAGTATAATTGCTGAGGAGTCCCATAGGCTTATCAAGATTCGGAAGATGTATGCCAGGCTGAGAAACATTGAGAAGTGGAAGCAAGCAAGGGATATCAGAAGGGCACAATGGTGGTCTGGAAATAAGGTTAACGATACAGGAAACTGAAATGAATAAAGTAACAAGACTCGGTAGTTGAAACTTTCATACTTATAAATTTTAATGCGTGTAATGCAAGTGAATGCCCACTTTGCGATGAGTTTTGTTCATCCAAGGGAGTAGGTTGTTAATTGTTCTACGATTTGATAAGTAACAGTCCATGAACTTTATTATATATAAAAGATAGCACTTTTAATTTTATCAAGCAACTATCAGTTTTACATACATGAAAGGAACTAGTAATTTACATAAAATAAGTATTCCAGCTACATGTAAAAGCCACAAACCAAGTTCGTCTAAGTACTGGCAATGTGGCTCAATCTGAAGAAGAATCCAGTAGGGAAGTTTGTAGTTTATATAATAGTTCCATCATTAATGGTTGCGTTCTTCAGTACGACTGTGATTCCGGACCTAATGTAAAACCCTTCCTCTGCCCTCTCTGCTTCTTCAACTCCCTGAGAAATTAAGCATTTTGTTCATCAGTGTGAGTTGCAAATAAAAAGAACAATGATTCGATACAACAGTCTTCTTTAAAGTTTTAAGAGCCTTATATACTTACATCAGCATTTGTGATCACCACATTTCTTCCGATCTTCGCATTCTTGTCGATTATGCAGTTCCTATAAAAAATTGACAAGCAAAATCAGCATAAAGAAGAAAAGGCAATAACTAATAAATAGTGGGGGGAGTCATTGATATAAATTTCTGGTATGATATTTATGTTTTAGTTGTGTGTTGGGTGTTTGCAAACGTGCAATAGAGGGGTTATCGAGTTATGTTTTCACCAGATTTTGGTATTTTCTCCCACACCAACTGGAACCTTTCCATCAGCTAGCAGAGATGCAATCTCTTCTTCAGTTTGGTAGTAGTCTGCACCCATCATCATAGTATCctgaaaaatgatttttcataaCAAAATAAATCAGTGGCTCACTCTTAGGCAATGAGAAATATGTCTGAGTCCACATTCAAACCATTATCTACCCACTAAAGAAAAGAGTATGCAAAGGAAGCTCACCTTCAGTTCAACACCGTACTCCAAACGTGACCGCACCCCAACTATGGAGTGTTGAACACTACATTCTCGTAAGAAGCAACCGTGTGATATTATTGCATCCATAATCTGCAAAGATCAATTGGCAATGAGATACGAAGTTACCTCCTACATCACAAAGTAAATTTAGCTTCCCAACATACCCTGCATTTTTCAACTTTAGTAGGTGGCAAGAATCTGGGAGAGGTGTAGAAAGGTGTCTTTGGATCATTGAATTCAAACTTTGGAGGCTGCGAGAAAAAACAATGAATCAGTTTGCTAGCCATTTTCTAATTTGTAATAGTTAACTTTTTTGATGTACTAGTTAACCAAAAGAAACTTCATCTAAATTATCTGACATCCAAAATTGGGGGAGAGTTCTAAATCCTAGTGTTCATTACCAACCTGTTCTGTGAGGGCCAAGTTGGCATCAAAAAAAGATTTTACAGTTCCAATATCCTCCCAGTAGTCATTGAACAGATATGCCTGATAATGTATGAGCACACAGTGTATTAGAGGCtagacaaaacaaaacaaataaaatattgGAAGACAAAATTCATTGAAACACAAAAGATGAAAGAAACTTTTATGTCAAGTTCTATCTCACCTGGACATTGTGCTCCCTCACAGCTGCTGGAATAATCTCAGAGCCAAAATCATTGGAAGAAGGGTAGCTAAATCTTAATAGCTTTAGTAGGACATCAGTTCTAAATACATAAACACCCATTGATGCGATATAAGGATTTGTCATAGCATCTAGCTCAGAAAGCCCTAGTACAGTGGTATCAACTTGCTGCAGTGTGAAAATGGGTCAAATGCAGAAAACAATTAGGGGAGGGCTGTGGTGCGTAATAAGTATAAGTCCTTAATTAAACTCCGAGATTTGGAGCAAAACACAAAAGCTGGTCTGAATAAGCACTTTTATTACCATTGCTTCTAGATCGATGCCTTTAGGTTTCTCGGCAAAGTGGACGATACGACCCGACTGGTCAATTTTCATGAGACCATAATCTGATGCGCGGCTACaagaaaattacaatttatttgtCAGTTTCCGGCATAAAATCAAGGAAGCGGTGATTTATAAAATGGTGGACAAGTAACAAAAAGTTCCACTATTATTTAAACTAAAGGATGAAAGCTGAGACCAGGAACTATTAGTTATGTAGAATTTCATCTTGATTTTAATTAAATTTACTATTCCTTGCAGTATATGTATAGCCATACAGGTAAGTCAAGAATCTGATGTCATGTAATCATGAAATAGGAAACAATATCAGGCAGTTTGCGAACTTTTAACATTGAACCTGGAACACTATGGCATCAAAATATGAGCAACTTACGTCTCATCCATAGGTATGCATGATACTGTAATGTCGGCATTTGTGTCAATATGTTTCTGCAAGTATAAGAATCATCAATAAGAAGCATTTTTAGAAGGTTATAAATAATTATTATTGCACCAGAAAGTAGCAAATAAACACCTGCACAAAATCCAAATAGTTCATCCGGTAGAGGTGATCGCCGGATAATATCACTATATGCTCAACATTTTTGTTCTTAGCATCCTGCATGAGTCATCCAAAAGCCCCATAAGTTTATTACCATCTAATCCAACAGACACATAATTGTAAATTGATAACAACATACCTCAAACACCCATATAAATTGTCTCACAGCATCAGCTGTTCCTTGAAACCATTTTTTCCCAGCTTCTCCCGGTGTTTGTGTGGCTGCTAAAACCTGTTGCTTTCATATATTAGCCTTTTGATTCATCAAACATTTTCATTATAAATTGCAACAAGCAGACACATATGATTGCCATCTTACCTCCACAAAACCATCTCCGAAATTCATACCATCTCCAAAATTGTAAGTACGAGCAAGGTGGCGATTGAGTGAGAAAGAGTTGAATTGTGTTAGTATGAATATCTTTTTGATGCCACTATTAATGCAATTACTCATTGGGATATCAATAAGCCTGTAACACCCTCCAATTGGAACCTGAAAATCAGATAAGATCAATCTCCCATTTCATTTAGGTTCCTAATATTACTGCCACAACCACAATGTTAGACAAGTTTCGATTCTGTTTTAAAACTTCGAACTATAGTTCCTAGTCAATCAAATCCACAACATTTAAGTTCCAATATTTCCCTTTTCTAAACCATTCTGCAACATGGAAACCTTAGATTGAACACCGAAAAGGTAGTGAGTGATATCTTACCGCTGGCTTGGCTCTTTTGCTGGTGAGTGGAAATAGTCGAGTTCCAGCACCTCCACCCAAAATGATAGAAGCAACATTCTTTGGGTCAGCTTTTGGAGTCTCAAACAATGGTGCCTGAAATGTCTGAAaccaaaacaaacagaaaatgcagaaaGTGATTCTCAATATTTACCCAAATGATAAAATCCCAAGGACTTTGATTCTCAAATAATATTAATATTGAGCTATGTGGATTAAACTTACCACATTATCTTGGCTGATATCAGGAGAGGTAAGAATAGAGTGTGCGACACCAGGCTTGATCTTTCTTTCAGATTTCAAGCTTTTCAACAATTGGGTACTCAAATCTCTGCTTTTCAGACTCCCTCTGATACTCTCACCCCAAAAGCCATTACCTTGGTTCCTAAGACCTCCTTCTCTGACTTTAACCGGAAGGGCATTAGCCTTCAGAGTCGCACAGCAAGAATCCATTGTGAATATGCAAACTACTTTACACAGATTTTATGGCTCTAAATGCAAAATTGGGGAATCTTAGAAAAATGGTTTCCACTAACTCGGCTTTATGGAAAAGAGAAGCAACCAACTTTCACAAAAGTGACATAAAACAAAGAAAGTCCCAGATCGGAGGCAAAACTCAGCAATTCCCGGATCAGAAAAAAATTCTATTATTAGAACAATGAGAAGCAAACACAACCCCAGAAGCCaaaaaaaagatgaaagctTTGATGTTTGGAGAAACCTAGTCTAGCGTTGGTGTGATCACCATGAGTTTGGGAAGAGCTTAAATCAAAGTGGCTTCTGGTGAGACCCAAAAATGGCAAGTGGAAGAGAGTGAATGCAGGAGCAATGAGGCTGAGATGATGAAGGTGGGGATTGGTGAAGAGTGAGAGAGGTCACGAGGAAAATCTCAAAATGACGAGCCTTTTAATAATAGTGGGTAAACCCttcatatttataattaatatttttattaataatttaagAATTTATTTAATATTATTTAATCATCTATTTATATTGATGCAAGTGCatgtcggtgcactgaatcctccTCATTCTCAATAATGCCACTCTTTTGAGCGACAGTGACTCAACGATCTGGCTTTGCTCCCTCTCCAACTATATcgggcttcttttttttttctgaaagagTCCTCCCTTCTTTTTGATCCTTCTTCATCTCTCATAGATCAAGGTGgcctttattatttttgtataaaagcaaataaagaaataaCTTCAAAAAATTTGACACAATTTTTACACACTCGGTCAAAACTTGatacatttaaaaaaaatatgaataTCAACGGACGAGATTTTGATCCAAATCTGATAAGTATTCAAAGTCATTAAACGAATCTGATCATGGTCATTTTATACGTCtcttttcttatatattttgaTAGTGCGGTATGATAATTCGACAGTACATTTGTCAGTTGCATCAACTTGTTCTAGAAAAACACAGGTGTTTGTGTATTGTAATGTGATCGAATGGGCTAGTCATGACTCATCCTCCTTATTAAACCGTACACTGTCTCTCCCGCCACGGAACAAAAGAAAATCATCATATGATATGATATTGCTCGCTCCTACTGTTGCAAGAAATTAACGTTAGTGACGATGTCGACCGTCAAGTCTGAAACTTGAAAGCGACCACATTGCATATGGAACCGCAAACAAATGAACGGCATATATTTGGCACGACCCCGTGTGCGTCTCTCATACCCATTACCCGATCGTTTTCAGCAATCAGTGTACCTCTTTCTGCATTTTGCATGAAACAAGAAAGTGAATCTCTGCATTTGTCAGATAGCTCTTCACCCTTCTCCAGAGCTATATATGCTGGGTCATCAAATCTATTAAACTAATGACCAACAAAGCAATCAGTTGGTCAATTAAAATAAATCGTTGGTTCTACTTTTATCATTGAGGTATGAAAAATGAAAGATTATTTATATGTACTATTAATGAGTGATACAATTCGTTCGACGGACGGCCCTCGAAATTGAAATCCTGTCACATTTCTTACAAGTTTTGGAACTTTGCACGTGATAAGATTGTAACTAGAACTGTGCAGGTAACACAAACACCTACCATATGGGTTCATTATTATTGCCCTATCAATAAGCATTCTTGTACTCTTTTCTTTGCCTTCTCTGATTTGTGGATTGTTGGACCCGAAGAAAGAAATATGAGCATTATAAGCTTCAATCACATGGTGGGCACATGAAATGATCAAAATGCCAAGCAAGTAACACACAAGCGCAAAGCGGCCAACGCGTTTCTAATCCCATTCCCCTTGTTCATGTTGGCAATGGACGTCGCATCCGAAGCCGTACACGTCGCAGTTGAATTTAGTCGTTGAAATATGGAATATTCCAAATAACACAAAAATATCTAAACCTACCTCTTTGGCTCTTTGCCTTGTAGCTTGTGAGTCACCACCAGCATATCAATTctttttttgacttttttttgactttgtcaaggggaacccaaaggcttcctaggcccaagataaaccccttcggcgcatgtgaaatgctccaactgtgcattgcagcacagtgcctcgccactttgacagcttcggggttcgaacctaggttggggagcacacccaactaggcaagaaccactaggccacttgcagtggttcagCATATCAATTCTTGGTGTCAACACATATGGTACCGAGTAGATCCCCTTCAGTCTAGAAAATTCAATTATGTATGAGTCACCATGCTCATCAATGCGGCCATTGGTGGAATTTTGTGCCACGTGGCATCACCTCAAGGGCTCCAAGCACAAAGAAGGTTCAAGTTTCCATATTGAGTAATTCTCTCCAACAATGGAAACAATATGCGGCAAATATCACATGGGAACATTTTCCTTAATAGCCAGTTAGCCACatactattttctttgttcaccctactagCTTACAccctatatttttattttaattattaaaattaCTTAATAAactcatttctctttccaagaatATCCTTACATGACAAatccaattaattttttttttaaggaaaatttctcatttaatttataccaataaaaaaactaaaatatattcaaGTTTTCTAACAATAAAAGTGGAAATGggttttggggttaattaaccccatttacccaaacactctaataGATTGCTCACTTAcacaacaatttttatttttaaaccccacttacccaaaactCTAAGAGTTGGACCtcttttcttcatatttttggactgttttgccctgatcaatctctctcctctcagtctctctctctctccccctcaccgatttctctctcctccctcctcactgatttctctctctctctccagacaaCGTCGgatctctccctccctccctccatccctctagcaggtcgcccacgacgccggctctcgccatcgtcgcgccgaaactcgtcgtcgtgctctccgcggcCATGCTCGACGCCAAGCTGActgtcctcgtcgctgagaagctcggcgaggccagGTTGGACATTGTGAAGAAATCGACGACCGCCAGTAGAATCGGGTACGTCTTCGATTTGTTTCTGTCTCTCTCGCCGGTGACTGATTATCACGGAAATCGCAACTTGATTGTATCTCCGGTTCCGGGCTGCAACCAGAGTCGTTGCAATCGGAGTCAAATCAGTGTGAAGGCAAATGGTCAACCGGAATTGTTGCAAAATGACTGGAATTGTGGGCAAAATCGTCAACCGGAGtcgagattattggggggcaataatcttcctattggggggcaataatgtgtcttaattgttgtaaagtctctataattttgttcagtgatattttcctttgtgtttaaagactgcttctaatgtgttttggtatttcttatatattattgggaggcaataatttgtttattgcggggcaataatatatttgttttgttattttttggaggaatatgggtgatccttttgttgttaggtgcatttattcttgttaagaggccacccgggaggcctagtgtgaagcggttcaagtgaagtggagagtgtgaaaaaaaaagccaattcgttgtggacttaaattcaccaagtattgaatttgaatacctgtacttttgtaaactaatttaaaatcaaactgagttacttctaaccatctataaaaaaaattattgggggggggggcaataaagtttttatgacccccccccccaataaacctaattattttggttaatgaatctagcagcattttgttgaaatgacatgtaataaatgaaccacagttaagacattattgcggggaaataatctgtctattgcctcccaatagaccgccccaaaaatcatcagtttctatcattgacagattattgtactttaataaactcaaaacaacataagacttattaaaactctaatttcagtgattaattaaccacagttaagaaattattggggggcaataatctgtctattgccctccaatagaccacagttttgacgtcgtccgagacctgcaagcgaagcccagacccgattccggagtggagcttcggagcttcccggacatctgacaaacaaaaccggcgaagcccagacccgattcaggcgtggagcttcggagcttcccggacatctcacgaacaaaaccggcgaagcccagacccgattccggcatggagagcttcccggacatctgacgaacaaaaccggcgaagcccaaagggatgggatcgtggagttggatggcgtcatcctctggtggtccgatggtgggacagagcggcggcggtggaggccgacatcgacggtggagtggtgggcgtggtggcttagagagagagagagagagagagagagcctgagacgaggttagagaaagagagagagagaaattgatgagggggaggagagagagatatgagtgtaatttgttaattaaaatgaaggCAATACtttcaaacactgttagatttgGTAAATGGAGttaaaaaaactcttggtggagtaagtgggcaatttttgggctaaaattgggtaagtggtcacggccccataATAAAATCATGATTTGATTTACttctatttatttaattttttttttggttttaatgTTCGTCTATTTTAATCTatgtcaaaagattagtaagttaacaatTATGAGCAATAaaaaagagattgattttttttttcatgttttaaatttttactttcgctgttcacaaagggtattgcaaagattttgatgaagttaacactaatggttttgtgaattgaataacgaattaacgatgaggatgcaacaaaaagataaaaaaaaaagtaataaattcaaatttgggtggagaagatgaagattattGTTAGCCAATGATGAATTAAGTAGTttgtgtatttaattaattggttatctatttatttttcttacagagatttagattttagaaaattagtgtatttattagtcattttgtacTTGGATAATATAGTATTTCTATAATTTAAATGTTTGTatggtgaactaagaaaatggtagggtggcaatagccgcacccgtAATTCTTATTGGGTTGTCAGCATCCAACCCAATCTTTTTGTCTTAGACCACGGTATGCTTCAGCCCAAGTACCTGAGCAAAATCCTTTAAAAGAAAGCCCATAACCTGCCGTAGATAAGTGCAAGCCCGTTACCTAAGGGTATTTTTTCTATGCATGAAGAATCCGATTTCGTGTTCTAACGCATACGGAGATATCATTTTGGACAGCATGGATTCCCAATTCGAGGTAATATTATTTCTTTCCGATACAATTTTGGCCGACTCATAATAGTACATGATTCACCATAGCAACATGGGCATATATATTGGGTTATAAGCATCGGACCCAATTGTCTCTCCATAGCCAACGATTTCCTCAACCCAATTAGCTTCTTAAAATGCAAACCCATAAGTCCACAGTATAGACTATTCCAAATAAGCCCAATTAGAGCTATTGAAAAGCCCACTTAGAGGGTAATTTAGTAAGTTGGTCCACAGAACCACATAaacctcatcttcttcttcatccataATCTTCTCCGTCCTTCCCAAACCAAAGCAGAAATGGCGCTCAATCTAACCAACACCTTCCTCCAAGGACATTCCTGCCCACGGGTCCTCCCTCCCAAGAAGGTAAAATTCCCGAAACACCCTCTCATTTCACTTTCCCcgaatccaatccaatccaattcaCCCCGGCTTAAATTGTCTTTTTTCAGGTCTCCAATGTTGTTGGGTC is a genomic window containing:
- the LOC133736655 gene encoding mannan endo-1,4-beta-mannosidase 7-like; this encodes MKNWGLLFCALLLLQNQGILFQQVEAEDGFVKTKGVQFILNGIPYYAHGFNAYWLMYIASDPSQRNLVSSAFQQASKNGLTIARTWAFNDAGYRALQNSPGSYNEQTFQGLDFVVSEARKYGIKLVLSLVNSYENFGGRKQYVEWARSQGQQSINSEDDFYTNSVVKGYYKNHIKTVLTRRNSLTGVAYKDEPTIMAWELMNEPRCTSDPSGKTIQAWITEMASYLKSIDGSHLLEAGLEGFYGESKQQTNPKYFEVGTDFIANNQIPGIDFATVHSYPDQWLTGSSYEDQVSFLSSWVNDHIQDAQNILHKPVLFAEFGRSLKESGYTTSQRDQIFNTVYSAIYSSARGGGAAVGGLFWQLLSEGMDSFQDGYGVVLSESSSTVSIIAEESHRLIKIRKMYARLRNIEKWKQARDIRRAQWWSGNKVNDTGN
- the LOC133736654 gene encoding glucose-1-phosphate adenylyltransferase large subunit, chloroplastic/amyloplastic-like, whose protein sequence is MDSCCATLKANALPVKVREGGLRNQGNGFWGESIRGSLKSRDLSTQLLKSLKSERKIKPGVAHSILTSPDISQDNVTFQAPLFETPKADPKNVASIILGGGAGTRLFPLTSKRAKPAVPIGGCYRLIDIPMSNCINSGIKKIFILTQFNSFSLNRHLARTYNFGDGMNFGDGFVEVLAATQTPGEAGKKWFQGTADAVRQFIWVFEDAKNKNVEHIVILSGDHLYRMNYLDFVQKHIDTNADITVSCIPMDETRASDYGLMKIDQSGRIVHFAEKPKGIDLEAMQVDTTVLGLSELDAMTNPYIASMGVYVFRTDVLLKLLRFSYPSSNDFGSEIIPAAVREHNVQAYLFNDYWEDIGTVKSFFDANLALTEQPPKFEFNDPKTPFYTSPRFLPPTKVEKCRIMDAIISHGCFLRECSVQHSIVGVRSRLEYGVELKDTMMMGADYYQTEEEIASLLADGKVPVGVGENTKIWNCIIDKNAKIGRNVVITNADGVEEAERAEEGFYIRSGITVVLKNATINDGTII